A genomic segment from Desulfurispirillum indicum S5 encodes:
- a CDS encoding TRAP transporter large permease produces MATIMLVLMIALLVLGFPMMIPLVVAAMVGFWLSFDGFGQMNTLIQQILGGIRPASLIAVPMFILAADIMTRGHSAERLINMVMAFIGHIRGGLAVSTAASCTLFGAVSGSTQATVVAIGSPLRPRMLKAGYKDPFTLALIINSSDIAFLIPPSIGMILYGVISGTSIGELFIAGIGPGLLILLLFSIYCVIYATVKGVPTEPKASWKERVIAVRQALWPLGFPVIIVGGIYGGVFSPTEAAAACVLYAVILEFIIFRVLKPADLYAIAKSTGLVTAVVFILVGVGNAFSWILSFAQIPQTLLSGLGIYDMGANGVLIAIAIAFFIACMFVDPIVVILVLTPIFAPAVASAGIDPVLVGVLITLMVAIGSATPPFGCDIFTAIAIFKRPYWEVIRGTPPFVLMLVASAILIITFPQIALFLRDLAFA; encoded by the coding sequence ATGGCAACCATAATGCTGGTACTGATGATCGCCCTGCTGGTGCTGGGCTTTCCCATGATGATTCCCCTGGTGGTTGCCGCCATGGTTGGCTTCTGGCTGAGTTTTGATGGGTTCGGTCAGATGAACACCCTTATCCAGCAAATCCTGGGGGGTATACGGCCGGCATCCCTGATTGCCGTCCCCATGTTTATTCTGGCTGCAGACATCATGACTCGTGGGCACTCGGCTGAGCGGCTGATCAATATGGTCATGGCCTTTATCGGACATATCCGGGGTGGCCTGGCGGTCAGCACCGCCGCTTCCTGTACCCTCTTTGGTGCCGTATCCGGCTCTACCCAGGCCACGGTGGTGGCCATCGGTTCTCCCTTGCGCCCACGCATGCTTAAGGCCGGCTACAAAGATCCCTTTACCCTGGCTCTCATTATCAACTCCAGTGACATCGCCTTCCTGATCCCTCCCAGCATCGGCATGATTCTCTACGGTGTTATCTCGGGCACTTCCATTGGTGAACTCTTCATAGCCGGAATTGGGCCCGGACTGCTTATACTGCTGCTTTTCTCCATCTATTGCGTCATATACGCCACTGTCAAGGGAGTTCCTACTGAACCCAAAGCGAGCTGGAAAGAGCGAGTGATTGCTGTGAGGCAGGCCCTGTGGCCCCTTGGCTTTCCCGTTATCATTGTGGGCGGAATCTATGGCGGTGTTTTCAGCCCGACAGAAGCTGCGGCGGCCTGTGTGCTCTATGCCGTCATACTCGAATTCATCATCTTTCGCGTCCTCAAACCCGCTGACCTCTACGCCATCGCCAAGTCCACCGGACTGGTAACCGCCGTTGTCTTTATCCTTGTCGGCGTCGGTAACGCCTTTTCCTGGATTCTTTCCTTTGCTCAGATTCCCCAGACTCTGCTCAGTGGACTGGGAATTTATGACATGGGAGCCAATGGCGTACTTATTGCCATCGCCATTGCCTTTTTTATTGCCTGCATGTTTGTGGACCCCATTGTGGTTATCCTCGTCCTTACCCCCATTTTTGCTCCAGCTGTTGCCAGTGCTGGAATCGACCCTGTACTGGTCGGCGTGCTCATCACCCTGATGGTCGCTATTGGCTCAGCCACCCCACCCTTTGGCTGCGACATCTTCACGGCTATAGCCATATTTAAACGACCCTACTGGGAGGTCATCCGGGGAACTCCACCCTTTGTACTCATGCTGGTCGCCTCCGCCATTTTGATCATCACCTTTCCCCAGATCGCCCTGTTCCTCAGGGACCTGGCCTTTGCCTAG
- a CDS encoding PaaI family thioesterase: protein MDTAPYLSRIADRQPGANPLMDFLQIEPVKMGPQEVQFCLRSSGDLAQGAGLVGGGILATLADEAMAHLCLFHLGDGKATVTVELTMRYLKPAMPGDTLIGRAFPVKMGRTIMHVEAEVLRERDNECLARSQAVFMAVGK from the coding sequence ATGGATACTGCCCCTTATCTGAGCCGGATTGCCGACCGCCAGCCGGGTGCCAATCCCCTGATGGATTTCCTGCAGATTGAGCCTGTGAAGATGGGTCCCCAGGAGGTGCAGTTCTGTCTGCGCAGTTCTGGCGATCTGGCCCAGGGTGCCGGTCTGGTGGGTGGGGGTATTCTGGCGACGCTGGCCGATGAGGCTATGGCTCACCTGTGTCTGTTCCACCTGGGTGATGGCAAGGCGACGGTGACGGTGGAGTTGACGATGCGCTATCTGAAGCCGGCTATGCCGGGTGATACGCTGATTGGCCGCGCGTTTCCGGTTAAAATGGGCCGCACGATCATGCATGTTGAGGCTGAGGTGCTGCGCGAGCGCGACAATGAGTGCCTGGCCCGATCCCAGGCGGTGTTTATGGCCGTCGGGAAGTAG